The following proteins come from a genomic window of Oncorhynchus clarkii lewisi isolate Uvic-CL-2024 chromosome 23, UVic_Ocla_1.0, whole genome shotgun sequence:
- the LOC139381588 gene encoding ATP synthase mitochondrial F1 complex assembly factor 2-like isoform X2 codes for MLRNLVRLHSRVGHALSPPIVCPRSQALKLPLPLLSVNSKYYSIITERKKFYEDVSISHGEGGMFEINLDQRKLKTPGGKLFTAPNEALAIAVANEWDTQKDTLKFYSMHMTTLCNTALDNPTFRRKDQIITAALKYLETDTICYRVEEPPSLVELQNNEWDPVLNWIEEGYNVVIGSSTNILGPEIPQATMNTFRQHLGSYNFWSLTGLEYVITQLKSVVLAFALIDKHITVEQAVLLSRLEEEFQIGHWGNVEWAHDVDLYELRARTAAGALFVHFSSESSTVKRKLMQD; via the exons ATGCTGAGGAATCTTGTGAGATTGCACAGTCGTGTGGGGCatgccctctctccccccattgtCTGCCCAAGAAGTCAAGCTCTCAAGCTGCCgctccctctactctctgtgaACTCAAAATATTACTCCATTATCACAG aaagaaagaaattctaCGAGGATGTCAGCATATCCCACGGAGAGG GTGGCATGTTTGAGATCAACCTGGACCAACGGAAACTGAAGACACCAGGAGGAAAGCTGTTCACAGCCCCCAACGAAGCCTTAGCCATTGCCGTGGCGAATGAGTGGGATACTCAGAAAGACACGCTCAAGTTCTACAGCATGCATATG ACCACTCTCTGCAACACAGCCCTCGATAACCCTACATTCCGCAGAAAGGACCAAATAATCACTGCTGCCCTCAAGTATCTGGAGACTGACACAATTTG TTACAGAGTTGAGGAGCCTCCATCTTTAGTGGAGCTTCAGAATAATGAATGGGACCCTGTGCTGAACTGGATTGAAGAGGG GTACAACGTAGTCATTGGCTCTTCTACCAATATACTGGGGCCAGAGATCCCACAGGCAACAATGAATACTTTTCGCCAGCACCTGGGTTCCTATAACTTCTGGTCCCTGACAG GACTGGAGTATGTGATCACCCAGCTGAAGTCTGTGGTGCTGGCATTTGCATTGATTGACAAACACATTACAGTGGAGCAGGCTGTGCTGCTGTCACGACTAGAGGAGGAGTTCCAG ATCGGGCATTGGGGAAATGTAGAGTGGGCTCATGATGTTGACCTGTATGAGCTGAGAGCACGTACAGCAGCAGGGGCTCTGTTTGTACATTTCTCCTCTGAGAGTTCAACGGTCAAACGCAAACTCATGCAAGACTAA
- the LOC139381588 gene encoding ATP synthase mitochondrial F1 complex assembly factor 2-like isoform X1, whose protein sequence is MLRNLVRLHSRVGHALSPPIVCPRSQALKLPLPLLSVNSKYYSIITERKKFYEDVSISHGEAGGMFEINLDQRKLKTPGGKLFTAPNEALAIAVANEWDTQKDTLKFYSMHMTTLCNTALDNPTFRRKDQIITAALKYLETDTICYRVEEPPSLVELQNNEWDPVLNWIEEGYNVVIGSSTNILGPEIPQATMNTFRQHLGSYNFWSLTGLEYVITQLKSVVLAFALIDKHITVEQAVLLSRLEEEFQIGHWGNVEWAHDVDLYELRARTAAGALFVHFSSESSTVKRKLMQD, encoded by the exons ATGCTGAGGAATCTTGTGAGATTGCACAGTCGTGTGGGGCatgccctctctccccccattgtCTGCCCAAGAAGTCAAGCTCTCAAGCTGCCgctccctctactctctgtgaACTCAAAATATTACTCCATTATCACAG aaagaaagaaattctaCGAGGATGTCAGCATATCCCACGGAGAGG CAGGTGGCATGTTTGAGATCAACCTGGACCAACGGAAACTGAAGACACCAGGAGGAAAGCTGTTCACAGCCCCCAACGAAGCCTTAGCCATTGCCGTGGCGAATGAGTGGGATACTCAGAAAGACACGCTCAAGTTCTACAGCATGCATATG ACCACTCTCTGCAACACAGCCCTCGATAACCCTACATTCCGCAGAAAGGACCAAATAATCACTGCTGCCCTCAAGTATCTGGAGACTGACACAATTTG TTACAGAGTTGAGGAGCCTCCATCTTTAGTGGAGCTTCAGAATAATGAATGGGACCCTGTGCTGAACTGGATTGAAGAGGG GTACAACGTAGTCATTGGCTCTTCTACCAATATACTGGGGCCAGAGATCCCACAGGCAACAATGAATACTTTTCGCCAGCACCTGGGTTCCTATAACTTCTGGTCCCTGACAG GACTGGAGTATGTGATCACCCAGCTGAAGTCTGTGGTGCTGGCATTTGCATTGATTGACAAACACATTACAGTGGAGCAGGCTGTGCTGCTGTCACGACTAGAGGAGGAGTTCCAG ATCGGGCATTGGGGAAATGTAGAGTGGGCTCATGATGTTGACCTGTATGAGCTGAGAGCACGTACAGCAGCAGGGGCTCTGTTTGTACATTTCTCCTCTGAGAGTTCAACGGTCAAACGCAAACTCATGCAAGACTAA
- the LOC139381586 gene encoding TOM1-like protein 2 isoform X1, translating into MEFLLGNPYSTPVGHCIERATDGSLQSEDWTLNMEICDIINETEDGPKDAIRAMKKRLNGNKNYREVMLALTVLETCVKNCGHRFHALITSRDFIDGVLVKIISPKNNPPTIVQDKVLSLIQAWADAFRSSPDLTGVVQIYEELKRKGIDFPMSDLDVLSPIHTPQRLLTGPEENQATAPPLAQPIPQPQQQPPPHAVSAPSFASSVPPTYSAPQVPNLGASGSINPSPEQICRLRRELDIVRGNTKVMSEMLTEMIPGQEDPSDHKLLQELNRTCRAMQQRIVELISCVSDEEVTEELLHVNDDLNNIFLRYDRYERYRSGRASQGINNGVLSEATEDNLIDLGPGSPAVVSNMVTSTATPPSFTAPAERPSSPASLASRLAVLDVGASVTSTLSSLPSCKPQDDFDMFAQTRTGALPLTTETLVIAPIEDLNAVGGIELPPTLEVRQQPAGGIPIGQSSVMDDIEEWLCTDVQGEEGEEGVTSEEFDKFLEERAKAAETVPSLPSPPSGDPGATTGAPQKKSERPEDALFT; encoded by the exons ATGGAGTTCCTTTTGGGAAATCCATACAGCACTCCTGTGGGACATTGCATTG AGAGAGCCACTGATGGCTCCCTTCAGAGTGAGGACTGGACCCTCAATATGGAAATATGTGACATCATAAATGAAACTGAGGATGG GCCCAAGGATGCCATCAGGGCCATGAAGAAGAGGCTGAACGGGAACAAGAACTACAGGGAGGTGATGCTGGCACTGACCGTCCTGGAGACATGTGTGAAGAACTGTGGGCATCGTTTTCATGCCCTCATCACCAGCAGGGACTTCATAGACGGCGTGCTTGTGAAAATCATCTCTCCCAAAAACAACCCTCCCACTATCGTACAAGACAAAGTGCTCTCACTGATCCAG gCGTGGGCTGATGCGTTCAGGAGTAGTCCAGACCTGACGGGTGTGGTCCAGATCTATGAGGAGCTGAAGAGAAAGGGTATAGATTTCCCAATGTCGGACCTGGATGTCCTGTCTCCCATCCACACACCTCAGCGG CTGTTGACTGGCCCAGAAGAGAACCAAGCCACCGCCCCTCCCCTGGCCCAGCCTATCCCCCAACCCCAACAGCAGCCTCCTCCCCATGCTGTCTCCGCCCCATCGTTTGCATCGTCTGTTCCTCCCACCTACTCCGCCCCGCAGGTCCCCAACCTTGGCGCCTCTGGGTCTATCAACCCTTCACCTGAACAG ATCTGCCGGCTGCGAAGGGAGTTGGACATTGTGCGTGGCAACACAAAGGTGATGTCAGAGATGCTGACAGAGATGATTCCTGGACAGGAGGACCCCTCGGACCACAAGCTCCTGCAG GAGCTGAACCGAACGTGTCGGGCCATGCAGCAGAGGATAGTGGAGCTCATCTCCTGTGTGTCTGACGAGGAGGTCACAGAGGAACTACTGCATGTCAACGACGACCTCAACAACATCTTCTTACGCTACGACAG GTACGAGAGGTACCGGTCAGGCAGAGCATCTCAGGGTATCAATAATGGG GTCCTCAGTGAGGCTACAGAGGACAACCTTATAGACCTGGGCCCTGGATCTCCTGCTGTCGTCAGCAACATGGTCACTTCCACCGCCACGCCTCCGTCCTTCACCGCCCCCGCCGAACGTCCTTCCTCACCTGCCTCCCTCGCTTCTCGGCTGGCCGTCCTCG ACGTGGGTGCCAGTGTGACCAGCACTCTGAGCTCTCTGCCCAGCTGTAAGCCTCAGGACGACTTTGACATGTTTGCCCAGACCAGGACTGGAGCTCTGCCACTGACCACCGAGACACTCGTCAT AGCTCCTATAGAGGACCTTAATGCTGTAGGTGGGATTGAGCTGCCTCCTACTCTGGAAGTCAGGcagcagcctgcaggagga ATTCCCATTGGCCAATCCTCTGTCATGGATGACATAGAGGAGTGGCTGTGTACTGACGTG CAAGGAGAGGAGGGCGAAGAGGGGGTGAccagtgaag AGTTTGACAAGTTTCTGGAGGAGCGGGCGAAGGCAGCAGAGACGGTGCCCAGCCTCCCCTCACCCCCTAGTGGTGATCCCGGTGCAACTACCGGTGCTCCCCAGAAGAAGTCTGAAAGACCAGAGGACGCCCTGTTCACTTAG
- the LOC139381586 gene encoding TOM1-like protein 2 isoform X2, with protein MEFLLGNPYSTPVGHCIERATDGSLQSEDWTLNMEICDIINETEDGPKDAIRAMKKRLNGNKNYREVMLALTVLETCVKNCGHRFHALITSRDFIDGVLVKIISPKNNPPTIVQDKVLSLIQAWADAFRSSPDLTGVVQIYEELKRKGIDFPMSDLDVLSPIHTPQRLLTGPEENQATAPPLAQPIPQPQQQPPPHAVSAPSFASSVPPTYSAPQVPNLGASGSINPSPEQICRLRRELDIVRGNTKVMSEMLTEMIPGQEDPSDHKLLQELNRTCRAMQQRIVELISCVSDEEVTEELLHVNDDLNNIFLRYDRYERYRSGRASQGINNGVLSEATEDNLIDLGPGSPAVVSNMVTSTATPPSFTAPAERPSSPASLASRLAVLDVGASVTSTLSSLPSCKPQDDFDMFAQTRTGALPLTTETLVIAPIEDLNAVGGIELPPTLEVRQQPAGGQGEEGEEGVTSEEFDKFLEERAKAAETVPSLPSPPSGDPGATTGAPQKKSERPEDALFT; from the exons ATGGAGTTCCTTTTGGGAAATCCATACAGCACTCCTGTGGGACATTGCATTG AGAGAGCCACTGATGGCTCCCTTCAGAGTGAGGACTGGACCCTCAATATGGAAATATGTGACATCATAAATGAAACTGAGGATGG GCCCAAGGATGCCATCAGGGCCATGAAGAAGAGGCTGAACGGGAACAAGAACTACAGGGAGGTGATGCTGGCACTGACCGTCCTGGAGACATGTGTGAAGAACTGTGGGCATCGTTTTCATGCCCTCATCACCAGCAGGGACTTCATAGACGGCGTGCTTGTGAAAATCATCTCTCCCAAAAACAACCCTCCCACTATCGTACAAGACAAAGTGCTCTCACTGATCCAG gCGTGGGCTGATGCGTTCAGGAGTAGTCCAGACCTGACGGGTGTGGTCCAGATCTATGAGGAGCTGAAGAGAAAGGGTATAGATTTCCCAATGTCGGACCTGGATGTCCTGTCTCCCATCCACACACCTCAGCGG CTGTTGACTGGCCCAGAAGAGAACCAAGCCACCGCCCCTCCCCTGGCCCAGCCTATCCCCCAACCCCAACAGCAGCCTCCTCCCCATGCTGTCTCCGCCCCATCGTTTGCATCGTCTGTTCCTCCCACCTACTCCGCCCCGCAGGTCCCCAACCTTGGCGCCTCTGGGTCTATCAACCCTTCACCTGAACAG ATCTGCCGGCTGCGAAGGGAGTTGGACATTGTGCGTGGCAACACAAAGGTGATGTCAGAGATGCTGACAGAGATGATTCCTGGACAGGAGGACCCCTCGGACCACAAGCTCCTGCAG GAGCTGAACCGAACGTGTCGGGCCATGCAGCAGAGGATAGTGGAGCTCATCTCCTGTGTGTCTGACGAGGAGGTCACAGAGGAACTACTGCATGTCAACGACGACCTCAACAACATCTTCTTACGCTACGACAG GTACGAGAGGTACCGGTCAGGCAGAGCATCTCAGGGTATCAATAATGGG GTCCTCAGTGAGGCTACAGAGGACAACCTTATAGACCTGGGCCCTGGATCTCCTGCTGTCGTCAGCAACATGGTCACTTCCACCGCCACGCCTCCGTCCTTCACCGCCCCCGCCGAACGTCCTTCCTCACCTGCCTCCCTCGCTTCTCGGCTGGCCGTCCTCG ACGTGGGTGCCAGTGTGACCAGCACTCTGAGCTCTCTGCCCAGCTGTAAGCCTCAGGACGACTTTGACATGTTTGCCCAGACCAGGACTGGAGCTCTGCCACTGACCACCGAGACACTCGTCAT AGCTCCTATAGAGGACCTTAATGCTGTAGGTGGGATTGAGCTGCCTCCTACTCTGGAAGTCAGGcagcagcctgcaggagga CAAGGAGAGGAGGGCGAAGAGGGGGTGAccagtgaag AGTTTGACAAGTTTCTGGAGGAGCGGGCGAAGGCAGCAGAGACGGTGCCCAGCCTCCCCTCACCCCCTAGTGGTGATCCCGGTGCAACTACCGGTGCTCCCCAGAAGAAGTCTGAAAGACCAGAGGACGCCCTGTTCACTTAG